The Corynebacterium minutissimum genome includes the window CGACTCGCGCACGCGATACCGCGACGTGGTTCAAGCCAGTGGACCTGGAGCTAATGCAGGCCGCGGCCGATCAGCTGGTGGGGCTCAATGACTTCGTGGCTTTCTGCAAGGCGAAGCCGCACGCCACGACCATTCGCGAGCTCCTTGCCTTTGAGTGGAAGGACGTGTCGACGCCCGCGGAGCCGCAGCTCTACGAGGCGCACGTAACCGCGGATGCCTTTTGCTGGTCCATGGTGCGCTCGTTGGTGGGCTGCTGTTTGCGGGTGGGGGAGGGCTCGCGCGGAGTTGACTTCGCCGCCCATATGCTGCGGGAAGAAAGCCGGTCCTCAGAGATCCCGCTTGCTGATGCTCAAGGTTTGAGCCTGGTGGGCGTGGATTACCCCGATGCGGACCAGTTGGCCGCGCGGGCGGCGATGACCCGTGGTCGTCGCGCTGCGGAGGATACCGAGTTGGGTTAATCTAGAACCCACTGCGCCGTGGGAGGGTGGCGCTCAGATTCGGGGGAGGATTCTCATGGCACGCGCGTTGCCAACGACCAAGGCCCAGGTGTCGGGCCACAAGTTCCTTTTGCGCCGCCTCGAGCACGGACTCGTGTTTGGGGACATCCGCATGATTCATGATCCATTGAAAAGGCGCCAGCGCGCTTTGCTTGGCGGGGTAGCCGCAGTAGCCTTCTTGAGTCTTGGCTCGGGGCTCATCGCGTGGATGCAGCCGGACCCGCAACCCGGTGATGCACCGGTTGTGCGCTCGTCCGAAGGACAGCTTCTAGCGCTGGTCAACGGAACCTACCACCCGGTGGCTAATTTGGCTTCCGCCCGGCTCATCGCCAACGAACCGGTGGAACCCAGCGCTGTTGGGGAGAGCTTCCTAGAGCAGGTCAGTCTGGGCACACCGTTGGGGATTGTGGATGCACCGAATCTTTTGGCGGCCGGGACAGGAGAGGAACCGGGCTGGGCGGCGTGCCTGGAAGAGTCCACGGAGGGGGAGAACTGGCAGTCCAGCAACCGCGTTGGCACCGTGACAGTTGTGGCCCATCATGGTGGGCGTGGCTTCGATGAAGAGCAGGCCGCCGTGGCGGAAACTGATGGAACCCAGTGGTTGCTCACCGGACAGGGCCGCGTCGTCCTGCCGGAGGCCACGAGTACGCAGGGCCGTGTGCTGCGCCGTGCTTTGGGCATGACTGCAGAAACAGCGGTGTGGAGCGTTCCGACGGAGCTGCTCAATGCCTTCGCTGAGCTGGAACCGCTGAGCTTTCCGGCCGTGCCGCCGGAAATCCTCGATACCGGCGAGCAGCTCTGGGCCCGCACGGAAGAAGGAGTTTTCGCCATTACGCCGACGCAGGCAGAGATGCTCGTGGGCGTTGGCGCGCAACGACTCCCCGCGCAGGCTCAGGACGTTGCTGTGCTCAGCGACGTCCCACCGACCTTCCACCTGCCCACCACCCGCGTCGAGTTCCTCTCGCCTGAGCAGGGATGGTTGTGCGCGACCCACCACCATGGCGCGGGAAGTATTCAGCCGGTCACCGCCACAGTGGACCTGCCGGGTGAATCGGCAGCACAGCGTTTCGCTGGCCTGCAGGCAGGGGTAGGTGTGGATAGCGGGCACGGCTATCACGTGGTCTCGCCCACAGGCAGAAGGCACGAGCTGGCCAGCGCTGCCGAGCTTAATTCCCTGGGGCTTGGTGAGCCGGAACAGGTGCCATGGGAAATTCTGCGCTTGCTGCCGGAAGGCTCCGCGCTGAGCCGCGCTGAGGCCTTAAAGCACGAGCGCTCACTGCTGTCACCAGGAGAAGGCAAGTAAGAAGCGCCAGCAACCTACGGACTCGCGGCCAACCGGCCGAGGCCGGTGGGGTGTGCGGTACCACGCTGATGTCGCGGTATGGGTTCTCGCTTTCCAGCGGACGGTAGGTCAGCGCTGCAAGCGGATCGACCACCCCGTTGCCTGGCTCTGCCGAGCCGATGATGCGCTCGCGTAGCTGGGCCGGAGAATCATCGGGGTAGCGCTGCGTGAGTAGGGCAACCGTTCCACTGACCAGAGGAGCGGCGAAGGAGGTGCCCTGGAACAGCGTGTCTCCCTTGGCAGTGGCCCACCCACCACCAGGTTCGAGAGCAAGGGGCACGTCGCCCTCGGCGCTCAAAGGTGCCCCAATGGAATAGTCGGCGAGTTCGTGAGGCGTGGCCAGGGCACCGACGGAGAGGACCGTTTCTGCCACGGCGGGGAACACGACGTCTCCTTGTTCACAGCCACCGGAGGTCGCGTTTCCTGACGCCGCCACGACCACCGCCCCAGCATCCTCCGCGCGTTGCAGGGCGGCATCCAAGCCAGAACGATCGACCCGTGCTGCAGAATCCGACGGCACGCAGGAGACGACAGACACGTTGATGACGTGGGCCCCGGCGTCAACGGCATCCTCAATGGCTGCCGCCAGGCTCGCGAGCGTGCCGGAACCCGCCTGCTCAGCATCCTCGCTTGGACCCTCTGCACCTTCCGCATCGGCGGGCGGCGAGGTCCGATAGTGCGCGCTGGTCTGCCGGATGGAGTAGATTTCCGCATCTGGGGCCACGCCGAGGTCACGTCCGGCAATGACGCCGGCCACGACAGTGCCGTGCAGGTCGCAGTCACGCAAAGGGTCGGGTTCCTCCGGAGTCACGAAGTCCGCCCCAGGTGTTACCCGCAGCTGCGGGTGGGCGGCCACGCCGGTATCAATAACTGCGACTTTTACCCCAGCACCCGTGGCAAAGGAATGCAGGCGCGAGCGGTACTCCTCATACTGCGCCGAGGGCTGCGGTCCCTGTGCCGCACGAGTAGCTTCCGCGCAGGGGGTATCCGGCTCACGCGCGACAGCCTGCGGGCTATCCACTGAGGCCCCAGCCCAGAGCAGCCCGACACTGAGCGTCATCATCCCGACGTGTCTGCTCGTTGTCATGAACCCAGCCCCCGGATGAACTCGAAGAGCCCTGCTACGTGTGCCGCAAGCGGTAAGCAGGCCGCCAATGCGAGGGCCTCAGCCCGCTCAAACCACACGATGGTGGTCGGTTCCACGTGGGTAAGGGTGCCCGCCCACACTGGGGCTGAGAGCATCGCGATAATGACGAGCCCAGCAACAACGCTGAGTACCCACGTTGTCGCCGTCGGGGAGGACAACAGCTGCCATTCCCGCACCGCCACGGCCACCGCAGCACTGGCAGCGGCCACCCCTAGAAGCCCTAGTGCCCAGGCAGCCACGGTCCGGGCATGCCGTGCTGCATGGACGATGACCCCGCCCGCGATACTCAGGCATAAGGCTTGAGAAGCCCTGACTGTCTCAGCGTCGTGGGCGCTCAGCGCGATGAAGAGCACTGCGGGAATACCGGCCAGCGCGCAGCCCACAGCGATTCCTTCATAAGCCTCCCCGGCGCGCCGGGCTTTGTCAGCGTTATCTGTAGGGACGTCGTCTGAGATGCTCAAATCTTGACCGGCGGTGGGCAGCTGCGGTACGCGCAGACCCGCTAGTCGCGTGGTGAGCAGGGGAGCGCCTGCGAGAAGCCCCAGGATTGCGGCGAGGAGCGGGGCAGCACCCAGCAGCCCGATGACCGCGAGCACGCACCACGTCGCGGCTATCGCTCGCGCCCGTAGCCCGCCTAAGCGCAGGAGGTGGGAAAGGAGCGCCAAGATGGCCAGTGCTGCAGCTGAACCGGCAAGCGCCGCCGAACTCGCGTCAGAGCCACCCACGCCGAACCAGCCGGCTAAGCCGGCAGCGATATGCGCTGCGGCCAACAGCGTACCGCGCTGCGTCCACACCGCCAGCACGACAGCAAGAACTGCCGCGGCGGTGCATCCCACTGCTGGGGACAAGGCAGCCGTGAGGAGCGCGCCGATGGCGATGATCGCGGCGCAGCCCCACACGCCCGCGAGACCCTCCAGAGTGGTTGATGGTGCGTCGGCAGCGAGCGCTTCCGCCGCATCCCGGACAATCGGGGCGGGCGGTGATTCCTCCGGGCTAAGCACCAACACGGAGCCGTCCTCGAGCGGAGTGCGGTCAAGCGGTGCGGTCATTGATACGGCCTTGCCCGAAGCGGTCGTGGCGCGCCAGAGGATGGGGGCGGGAGGGACGTCGACAAGCACGAGCAGCTCTCCCAACACCTCCCCGACGCTCGAGGACAACGGCAGGGATACATCTGCCTCTTTGCGTGCTTGGCCTGCATGGATGCGGACGGTGACGTGAATGGAATGCGCGAGTGCGCGGGTCATGGAAAGTACCTCCCCCGAGAAAAATTTCTGGGCTACCCCTTGCCCATTGCCGTTCATTGTGGCTTACTGGTGGCACGCTGTCCACCGCTGAAGGAGGCGGTGGAGTACTTCGGGGGGAAGGACTTTCGCATGCGCGTACCTACACGCGTCGTTGATTCGGGGCCGTCAGCTTATAGGGAGCCGGCGCCGCCATTGCCGCAGGGCACGATCGAAGCCGAGGCTGTGCCCGAGGCTGTGCGCGCCCAGCCAGTGCCGCTCGTGCGCCTGCTTATGCCGCTGGTCATGATTGCAGCGATGCTGGGCATGGTGGCGCTCATGGTGCTGGGCGCAGGCGACGGGCGCCGGATGAGTCCCATGAGTCTGATGTTCCCGCTCATGATGCTGGCCAGCATGGCCATGATGTTCAACCCATCAAGTGGTAGTCAGGATCCGGATGAAACGCGGCGCACCTACCTGCGCCACCTTAAGGCGTTGCGGGAACAGGCCGTGGAACGAGGTGAGGCGCAGCGCGCGCACGAGGAACACCGCAATCCCACGCCGCGCCAGGCGGCCGCGCTGATAACAAGTCTGCGCCTGTGGGAACGAGGACCTGATGCACCCGATGCGCTGGAGGTGCGGGTAGGAACGGGCCCGATGGCGCTGTGTACGCCCATCACCGTGCCGGATTCAGGTGCGGCAGAGGACCTCGATCCGGTCTGTGCGGTGAGCGTGCGGCAGACCGTGCGGGCGGTGGGAACGCTGGCGGATATGCCCGTGGTCATCCAGCTGCAGGCCTTTCCCATTGTAGGCCTGGCCGGGGACGATGCCGCGGGGGTAGCGCGAGCGATGCTGCTGCACCTCGCGGTGCTCCACGGCCCAGAGACCGTGGGGATTGAGTACGACGGCAACGAGTGGGACTGGCTCAAGTGGCTGCCCCATACCCGCGAACCGGAGCAGGCGCACTTTTGCATTCGCGTCGTCGAGGACGACCTTAAGGATGGAGTCGCCGCGCTTGCCGACGTCCCCCTGAACCACCCCACGGTCACCCTCGCCGTGGGTGTTACACCGCATTCACCTTTGGGCCGACGGGCCGAGGAAGAAGGCATTTACCTGCACACCGAAGGCACGCTCTCCGTGGTGACCGCCGCGGGCGAGGAGAACCTGGGGCGCTGCGAGCATATCGATGCCGCCAGCGCGCTGTTGTGGGCGCGCCAGCTGGCGCCCTACCATCGGCCTCTCGGCAGCGAAGCCGGCTCGACCCCGCGGCATGGGCGCGATGCCGACCTGCCCGCGCTCGTAGGTTATCGCGACGTCGATGAGCTCGTCGCCTCCGGAATGTGGCACGGGCGAACCCCCTCTGAGCGCCTGCGCGTGCCCATTGGAGTAGACGACTCCGGGCAGGCAGTGTTTCTTGACCTGAAAGAATCCGCCCAGGGAGGCATGGGGCCGCACGGGCTGTGCATCGGTGCAACCGGCAGTGGAAAATCGGAACTTTTGAGAACACTCGTCGTCGCTCTTGCCGCCACGCATAGCCCGGATGAACTCAACCTCGTCCTCGTGGACTTTAAAGGTGGCGCGACCTTCCTCGGCTGTGATGAATTGCCGCATACTTCCGCGGTCATCACCAACCTGGAAGAGGAATCCACCCTGGTGGAGCGCATGTATGACGCCATCTCTGGTGAGATGAACCGCCGCCAGGAACTGCTGCGCAAGGCCGGCAACTTTGCCAACGTCGGTGAGTTCAACGCCTCCGACGATGCGGTAAGTGAATACGGCCCACTTCCTGCGTTGGTCATTGTGGTCGATGAGTTCTCCGAACTTTTGGGCCAGCACCCAGATTTCGCGGAACTTTTTGTTGCGGTAGGCAGGCTTGGCCGCTCGCTCCACGTGCACTTGCTCTTGGCATCCCAGCGCTTGGAGGAAGGCCGCCTGCGCGGTCTTGATTCCCACTTGTCTTATCGCATCGGTTTGAAGACCTTCTCCGCTGGCGAATCCCGCCAAGTCCTTGGAGTGACGGATGCCTACCATCTGCCAGCTCAACCCGGCGCGGGCTACCTCAAGACCGATGCGGATGCGCCAACGCGTTTCCAAGCCTCCTATGTTTCTGGTCCCGTAACGCGCCGGGTGGTGCGCGAGGGGAGTAGCCGCGCAGTGTCGCGCGTTGAACTGTTTACTGGCTGGCAGGCAGCGGAGGAAGACTCGGAGTACACGATGCTTGTGGATTCCTCGACGACATTGTTGGCCACCGTAGTGGAGGCAGCCCGCGAGGAAGCAGCTCAGCGCGGCCACTCAGCACGGCGCATCTGGCTGCCACCGCTACCACCGCTAGTGGAGCTATCTGCCGTGGCTGCGTTGGCCGGCGACGCACACGCTGAGCTGCGCGCGGAGGTCGGCCTCATCGATCGCCCCTACCACCAGCGGCAGGACCCACTCAGCGTGGATTTCACTACGGGTGGTGGACACTTAGCGCTATGCGGCGGGCCGCAGTCAGGAAAATCCATGGCCTTGCGCAGTATCGTCGCTGGCCTGGCACTGAACCGCTCGCCAGGAGAGATTCGCTTCTACGTCATCGACCTCGGCGGCGGGCAGCTTAGAGTCTTAGAACGCCTGCCGCACGTGGCGGGAGTTGCCGGCCGCGACGAGCCTGAGAAGGTTCGACGCATTGTTGACGAGGTGGCCGGCCTTGTCCGCCGGCCGGAAGAACGTCAGACCTTCCTCATCGTCGACGGGTGGCATCACATTGGTACCTCAGGCGCAGACTTTGAGGATCTGTCCGAGCCTATTACCCAGTTGGTGGCCGATGGCGCCTCCGCTCGCATCCACGTGCTTATTGCTGCTGCGCGCTGGACCAGCTTGCGCCCGTCTATTCGTGACCTCATCTCGGCGCGCCTTGAGTTGCGTTTGGGCGAGGCTATGGATTCCCTTATTGACCGCAAAGCGCAGCAGAAGCTTCCGGCCGCACCTGGGCGCGGTATTACGGTGACAGGGGAGAACCTTCTCTTTGCTTCGACCTCCGCGCAAGACATCGCCCACATTTGCGGAGTCCATGCGGATGCAGAAGCCGTACCAGCACTCAAGATGCTGCCCGCGCTTCTCACCGATCTGCCCCAGCCTGCCGACGGGGTAATACCTCCTGGCATCGCATGGGGAATTGGTGGTCCGGATCTTGAGGTTCTCACGTGGGATCCGGCGACGCAGCATCACCTTGTGTGCATTGGCTCGCAGGGAGCCGGAAAGTCCCAATTCCTCAGCGTCATCATGGCCGGAATCAGCCGAATGGGCAGGGAGGCAGCGCGCCTGGTGGTCATCGACGAGCGCCGCGCACATTTGGGGACGCTGGATGAGGAGATGGTGGCGGCGTATGGGGCGTCGGCAAGCGCGGCAACCCAGACCATTATCGATACCGTCCGCACCCTGGAACAGCGCCTGCCCGGCCCGGAGGTTACTCCCGCGCAACTTGCCGCGCGCAGCTGGTGGGACGGCCCTGAGATCTTCCTCGTCATTGATGACCTTGACCTGGTCAGTGAGATTGCGCTCGCGCCTTTGCTCGAGCTTCTTCCGCATGCCCGGGACGTGGGTTTACACCTGGTCCTGGCGCGCAAGTCCGGCGGCATTGGTCGCGCGCTGTTCGGACAATTCCTCTCGGCCGTGCGCGATCTGCAGCCAGTACTACTGCTTCTCGACGCCGACCGTGACGAAGGCGCCATCTTCGGCATCAAACCCACCGCCCTTCCGCCAGGACGTGGCCAATGGGTAGTGCGCGGCGCGGCCCAAGGCCTGGCCCAGGTGTATGTACCGCGCGAGCACAGCCCAGTTCACACCACAACTGATTAAGACACGACTCATTCAGGAGAAAACTCATGACTGCTAGCCATGCGCTGCGCAGCACCAGCACCCCAACGACGACCCTGACGGTGACGGTTCTCGACGCCGCGACCATCTATGAAGGCCCTGAGACTGTCTACCGCTATGACCTCCCCGGAACCGGAATTGTTGAAGGATGGGCCCTCGATACCGTCCTTGACCAGGTGGAAAAGATCTGCGGAGCCGACTGGCCCGACGTCACCGTTGACATCATCGACGATCCATCCGGAACGGAAGTAAGTACGGAAGCAGTGGCAATTCTGCGCCGCCAGCTGCGTGCCGCAGGCGCCAGCGTGGTGGAACCTGAACCCCCAGCCGTACCAGCGCCGCCGCCCCCGGTGAGACGAAGCGCACTGCAGGATAGTGATGATGCCGACGATGATGCGGACCTCATACCTGGCAGAACGCGGCCGCCTCGGCCGCGTCGTTCACGCCGCGCTGCAGTCCCACGGTTCCCGCTTGACATCGACCCTTTCTACATCGCCATTGCGGTGATGGTGCTGTTGGTAGCTGGGGTGTCGTGGTGGGCGGTGGGCCGTAAAGACGCAGCCCTTGCGGCGAGCTCGGCTCACGACGCCTCCACGACCACCGCCTCAGCCAACGCGTCGCCGTCACCCAGATCAACGGTGGAGGCGCCAGTAACAGCCACCGCTGATACTCAGGATTCTTCCGAAAAGGATTCTGGCAGTCAGCAGTTGCGTCCGGGGCAGCAGGTCATCGAGGTCGAGGGTATGTCCCTGGTCTTGCCCCAGGGGTTTCGCACCAGCGTGGAGGATGGCCTAGTCACCGCTGCAGGAGAGGACCCGAACCTGCGCATCCTCCTGGCAGCGGATCCGCTCTTCAACGTGCCTGTTGACGTCCTCTTTGACGAAATCAGACAGCAGATTGAGTCCGACCCATCGCTGCACGACCCAGCCGAGGAATCCGGCCGCCTGTCCTATACCGAGGACCCTGGTGATGGCTCACGGGTGACATGGATGATGTGGGAAGACAAAGGCCATCAGATGTCGGTGGGATGCCACACCAAGTTTGAGCCCAACGTAGTGCAGAAAGCTGCCTGCCGGATGGCGGCAGAATCGCTGGTCAAGAAGGAATAGCACAAGCTAATCGAAGAAAAAATAAAAAGTTTGGAAGGGCCGGGAACCGATGGGGTGCAGCTTCAGTCCAATAAAGATGAGAAGGACAACAGGGTGCTTCTCGGGGGGACAGATTCACGAACTAAAAGCCCTTGCACTGAAGGGATTGGCCCCACGAAGGGATACAGAAAGGGACTAAATACTATGACTCAAACTTTCCGCACTGAAGCCGACGTCATGGTGGCCACTGCCGGCCGCGTTGACTCCACCAATGATGAAGTTCAAGGAGAGCTCACCCGCCTGCAGGGCGTGGTGGATTCGGTCCGCGCCAGCTGGTCGGGCCGCGCACAGGTGTCCTTCGACAACCTGATGCAACGCTACAACACCTCCGCGCAGCAACTGCGTGAGGCCCTGACCTCCATCAGCGAAAACATCCGCGACAATGCACGCAACTTTGATTCGGTTGAGGCTGACAACGCCCAGTCCTTCGACAACGTCGGCGGCGCGGGCCTAGCCCTCTAGCGACGCACTGAATAACCACCATCTATCCACTGAACTACACGCAAGGATTACTTCATGTCTGGAATCAAGTATCAGTTTGGCGCCATTGCTGGTGCCGCCGCTGACATCAACTCCACCTCCGGCCGCATCAATGGCCTTCTCGGTGACCTTAAGTCCACCCTGCAGCCCATGGTCTCCACCTGGGAAGGTGAAAGTGCTACCGCCTACAACGCTGCGCAGGCCAAGTGGGACAAGGCAGCCGAGGAGCTCAACACCGTGCTCGCCACCATCTCGCAGACTGTCTCGCAGGGCAATGACAACATGAGTGACGTCAACCGCCGCGCCGCCGCTAGCTGGGGCTAAGCGGTCTGGCTCGACGTCTTTCGCGGCAAGCAGACCCAAGCACCCTTCTTCATCATTCATTCATAACCGTGAGCGGTGAATGGCGTGGATAAGGGACGAGGAGAAGCTGGACGCACCACCATCACCTCGTGCGTGGGAAACACTGCTTGCTGTGCGAAAGGCGCCGGTATCGCTTCTCGTCAACGTTTCTTCCCCTGATTCCCCCATGCCCATTCACAGGGCGGGGAAACGTTGGCGGGGGGCGATATCGGCGTTTTGGGTTTTTAACCTGCTGCGTACTAAGGTGAAACACCTATGTGTCCGCATCCTTTGTTGGGTGCGCGCGGACTGCAGGTCCCCACCGGCCGCTGTAGGTATCCGCGTATGGGCTTACATAGCGATGGCCGGCAGTTCCGAGACAGACTTTCAAGGAGTCATTTTGTCTACTTTCCACCCGAAGAGCGGTGACATCACCCGCAAGTGGTACGTCATCGACGCTACCGACGTGGTTCTGGGCAAGCTCGCTTCCACCGTTGCTGACATGCTGCGCGGTAAGCACAAGCCCCAGTACGCACCGAACGTTGATTGCGGCGACCACATCATCATCCTTAATGCGGACAAGATCCACATTTCCTCCAACAAGCGCGAGCGCGAGATGCGCTACCGTCACTCCGGTTACCCGGGCGGCCTGAAGTCCATGACCCTTGGTCAGTCCCTGGACGCCAACCCGGTCCGCGTTATCGAGGAAGCTGTGAAGGGCATGATGCCGCACAACAAGCTTTCCAACGCCTCCATTAAGAAGCTGCACGTTTTCGTGGGCGAGGAGCACCCGTACGCCGGCCAGAAGCCGGAAACCTTTGAGTTTAAGCAGGTGGCACAGTAATGACCGAGCAGAACATCGACAACAACGTAGCCGACGCTGCCGACATCGCTGCAGCAACCGCCGCTACCGAAGAGTTCACCAACACCATTGGTGATTCCCTGGCACCGGAGACCGAGGCAGAGGCTGAGACCGCTGCTCCGGCTATCCACGAGGGCCCGATCCAGACCGTTGGTCGCCGTAAGCGCGCCATCGCTCGTGTTCGCCTCGTTGCTGGTTCTGGCAACATCTCCGTCAACGGCCGTGCCTTTGACGAGTACTTCCCGAACAAGCTGCACCAGCAGGACATCCTGCAGCCGCTGACCATCCTTGAGCGTGATGGCCAGTTCGACATCAAGGTCACCGTCAACGGTGGTGGCCCGACCGGTCAGGCCGGCGCCCTGCGTCTGGCTATTGCCCGCGCACTGAACGTCTACAACCCGGCTGACCGTGCGGCCCTCAAGAAGGCTGGCCTGCTCACCCGTGACGCTCGTGCCGTGGAGCGTAAGAAGGCTGGTCTGCACAAGGCACGTCGTGCCCCGCAGTACTCCAAGCGTTAATCTGCGCTTACTGCATTTTCCGAAAGCCGCTGCTTCCTTTATTGGAGGCGGCGGCTTTCGCCGTTGTTGAGAACCATAACGGCTCTAACATGATGCAGCGATTCCGTTGCTTCGCATGGGGAGCGCTCCAGAACCTTTATTGTTTGTGCAGCGCACGGAAGTGATTCTCCTTATACTAAGCTGCGTGAAAGTCATTCTTGAGAGCGCACGGGACGCACTATCGGTCCCACTGGACGCAGCAAAGCTGCTGTGGCGGTACCTGCCGCAGCTGGTCACGGTGATTTGCCTAGCGCTGGCAGCGCGTGGCGCCGTGCTGTGGCTTGCCGTTGTGGTGTCAGCATGGTCACCACTTGCCGCAACGTTGATTTTCCCGTTCGCGCCGCTTTCTGTGATGACCGGTGTCATTATCTGCTTCTGGATCATGCAGCCCTCTATGGATTTCTTTGGTGGAGAAACACGATTTACCAAGCTCGACAAAGCCACCTTGCTTACTGTCGGCGGACTTCTCATTCCGTTCCTCACCGTGTATTCGTCCCACGGATTGCTGCGCGATGACGGCCGCACATTTGTCTATGATTCGGTCACCATCGAAGTGGCTAACAGCTTCTTGGATTATGACTTTGATCGTTCCCTCATTGATTCTGGGTGGCTGTTTGGCGGCTTTATCCTTTCTATCCTTGTACTGCGCAAGCTTATTGGTGCGCTCAAACTAGGTGAACGGGCCTTTGGCGTGGCCACTGCGGCGGCTTATTTGGAGGTGCTGTGGATGGCTACGGCATCGCTGAGTATCGCCAGCAACCTTGAGAAAATTCGCTCGTGGATTGTCACCCGAAAAGGAATTGGCCCCGTATGGGATGGAATTGTCACCGCTAAAGATTGGGTCGTAGACCATACATGGATCGTTGGTGACGTGATTGGCTGGCTGTGGAGTAATGCTGCCCAGATCGGCAACTTTATTGTCGTGCCGTTTGCCTGGCTTACCCTCGGCGCGGTGGTGTACAACACGAGTTTGACTAGGGACAAAGACAAGAAGTCGGCCTTGGAAGAGGACGCGGTTCCGCCGGAGCAGACGGTAGCTGATGCACCGATTGAAGGTCCGGCGGAAAAGGGCAAACTTTCCCCGCACGATGAACAAAAGATGTGGGCCGAGTACGGTCGCCGCTATTCCGAAGCAGCCTTCCGGACGACGAGAGACATGCTGGACAACGCCGCACAGCCCCTCGTGGGACCATTCCGTAACGCGTGGCGCAACTTTAAAACGCTGACCGTTGCCGGCGCTGTGCCGATGTTGACGTTCTGCTTCGTCTTTGTCTTGGCCTCGTGCGCGGAGCTTGGAGTCATTTATGCCTTGCGCGCAATTATCAAGCCAATGGCGCTTGGAACCATAACCATCGGACTTGAGCCGTATGTTTTGGTGCTAGCCCGTGCAGTGTATTTCATCGTGGCGCTTCCCCTAGTTGTGGCGGCTCTCGATCGCTTCCTGAGCGCCGAGTATTCCGATGAAGATTTGCGCGGAAATACTGAGGGACAGGCTGCCGATTCGGAGGCCAAGGCGGGAGCTGCTGCTGTAGGCGAGGTTTCGGCTGTTC containing:
- a CDS encoding type VII secretion-associated protein; this translates as MTASHALRSTSTPTTTLTVTVLDAATIYEGPETVYRYDLPGTGIVEGWALDTVLDQVEKICGADWPDVTVDIIDDPSGTEVSTEAVAILRRQLRAAGASVVEPEPPAVPAPPPPVRRSALQDSDDADDDADLIPGRTRPPRPRRSRRAAVPRFPLDIDPFYIAIAVMVLLVAGVSWWAVGRKDAALAASSAHDASTTTASANASPSPRSTVEAPVTATADTQDSSEKDSGSQQLRPGQQVIEVEGMSLVLPQGFRTSVEDGLVTAAGEDPNLRILLAADPLFNVPVDVLFDEIRQQIESDPSLHDPAEESGRLSYTEDPGDGSRVTWMMWEDKGHQMSVGCHTKFEPNVVQKAACRMAAESLVKKE
- the truA gene encoding tRNA pseudouridine(38-40) synthase TruA, with amino-acid sequence MTNVRLRLDLAYDGTDFHGWAKQKGGLRTVQQTVEEKLSMVLRHPVELTVAGRTDAGVHASGQVAHLDTTRAALGQRSIDGDPTKLVKRLAKLLPADVRVHACTEVPADFDARFSALRRRYVYRITTHPRGALPTRARDTATWFKPVDLELMQAAADQLVGLNDFVAFCKAKPHATTIRELLAFEWKDVSTPAEPQLYEAHVTADAFCWSMVRSLVGCCLRVGEGSRGVDFAAHMLREESRSSEIPLADAQGLSLVGVDYPDADQLAARAAMTRGRRAAEDTELG
- the eccD gene encoding type VII secretion integral membrane protein EccD codes for the protein MTRALAHSIHVTVRIHAGQARKEADVSLPLSSSVGEVLGELLVLVDVPPAPILWRATTASGKAVSMTAPLDRTPLEDGSVLVLSPEESPPAPIVRDAAEALAADAPSTTLEGLAGVWGCAAIIAIGALLTAALSPAVGCTAAAVLAVVLAVWTQRGTLLAAAHIAAGLAGWFGVGGSDASSAALAGSAAALAILALLSHLLRLGGLRARAIAATWCVLAVIGLLGAAPLLAAILGLLAGAPLLTTRLAGLRVPQLPTAGQDLSISDDVPTDNADKARRAGEAYEGIAVGCALAGIPAVLFIALSAHDAETVRASQALCLSIAGGVIVHAARHARTVAAWALGLLGVAAASAAVAVAVREWQLLSSPTATTWVLSVVAGLVIIAMLSAPVWAGTLTHVEPTTIVWFERAEALALAACLPLAAHVAGLFEFIRGLGS
- the eccB gene encoding type VII secretion protein EccB, whose translation is MARALPTTKAQVSGHKFLLRRLEHGLVFGDIRMIHDPLKRRQRALLGGVAAVAFLSLGSGLIAWMQPDPQPGDAPVVRSSEGQLLALVNGTYHPVANLASARLIANEPVEPSAVGESFLEQVSLGTPLGIVDAPNLLAAGTGEEPGWAACLEESTEGENWQSSNRVGTVTVVAHHGGRGFDEEQAAVAETDGTQWLLTGQGRVVLPEATSTQGRVLRRALGMTAETAVWSVPTELLNAFAELEPLSFPAVPPEILDTGEQLWARTEEGVFAITPTQAEMLVGVGAQRLPAQAQDVAVLSDVPPTFHLPTTRVEFLSPEQGWLCATHHHGAGSIQPVTATVDLPGESAAQRFAGLQAGVGVDSGHGYHVVSPTGRRHELASAAELNSLGLGEPEQVPWEILRLLPEGSALSRAEALKHERSLLSPGEGK
- the eccCa gene encoding type VII secretion protein EccCa, producing the protein MRVPTRVVDSGPSAYREPAPPLPQGTIEAEAVPEAVRAQPVPLVRLLMPLVMIAAMLGMVALMVLGAGDGRRMSPMSLMFPLMMLASMAMMFNPSSGSQDPDETRRTYLRHLKALREQAVERGEAQRAHEEHRNPTPRQAAALITSLRLWERGPDAPDALEVRVGTGPMALCTPITVPDSGAAEDLDPVCAVSVRQTVRAVGTLADMPVVIQLQAFPIVGLAGDDAAGVARAMLLHLAVLHGPETVGIEYDGNEWDWLKWLPHTREPEQAHFCIRVVEDDLKDGVAALADVPLNHPTVTLAVGVTPHSPLGRRAEEEGIYLHTEGTLSVVTAAGEENLGRCEHIDAASALLWARQLAPYHRPLGSEAGSTPRHGRDADLPALVGYRDVDELVASGMWHGRTPSERLRVPIGVDDSGQAVFLDLKESAQGGMGPHGLCIGATGSGKSELLRTLVVALAATHSPDELNLVLVDFKGGATFLGCDELPHTSAVITNLEEESTLVERMYDAISGEMNRRQELLRKAGNFANVGEFNASDDAVSEYGPLPALVIVVDEFSELLGQHPDFAELFVAVGRLGRSLHVHLLLASQRLEEGRLRGLDSHLSYRIGLKTFSAGESRQVLGVTDAYHLPAQPGAGYLKTDADAPTRFQASYVSGPVTRRVVREGSSRAVSRVELFTGWQAAEEDSEYTMLVDSSTTLLATVVEAAREEAAQRGHSARRIWLPPLPPLVELSAVAALAGDAHAELRAEVGLIDRPYHQRQDPLSVDFTTGGGHLALCGGPQSGKSMALRSIVAGLALNRSPGEIRFYVIDLGGGQLRVLERLPHVAGVAGRDEPEKVRRIVDEVAGLVRRPEERQTFLIVDGWHHIGTSGADFEDLSEPITQLVADGASARIHVLIAAARWTSLRPSIRDLISARLELRLGEAMDSLIDRKAQQKLPAAPGRGITVTGENLLFASTSAQDIAHICGVHADAEAVPALKMLPALLTDLPQPADGVIPPGIAWGIGGPDLEVLTWDPATQHHLVCIGSQGAGKSQFLSVIMAGISRMGREAARLVVIDERRAHLGTLDEEMVAAYGASASAATQTIIDTVRTLEQRLPGPEVTPAQLAARSWWDGPEIFLVIDDLDLVSEIALAPLLELLPHARDVGLHLVLARKSGGIGRALFGQFLSAVRDLQPVLLLLDADRDEGAIFGIKPTALPPGRGQWVVRGAAQGLAQVYVPREHSPVHTTTD